One window of Oscillibacter hominis genomic DNA carries:
- a CDS encoding GNAT family N-acetyltransferase: MELNIRPEQPSDYRETEEVTREAFWNHYAPGCCEHYLLHIMRECPAFLPELALVAVQEGRIVGAVVSLKAAIFGDDGREYEVLTLGPIAVLPGYQRQGIGTRLIQRTKDAARRLGYRAILLCGDPDYYSRQGFLPAERLNIRTADNLYAAALQYCELWDGALSGAAGRYVEDPIYAVEDAAVAAFDKGFPPKEKISGTASQQRFQQLAAMCRAAD; this comes from the coding sequence CCTCAGATTACCGCGAGACGGAGGAGGTGACCCGGGAGGCATTTTGGAATCACTACGCCCCCGGCTGCTGTGAACACTATTTGCTGCATATCATGCGGGAATGCCCGGCATTTTTGCCTGAGCTGGCCCTTGTCGCCGTGCAGGAGGGCAGAATCGTAGGGGCTGTTGTCTCCCTGAAGGCTGCCATCTTTGGGGACGACGGACGCGAATACGAGGTGCTGACCCTGGGGCCCATCGCCGTTTTGCCCGGCTACCAGCGCCAGGGCATCGGAACCAGGCTGATCCAGCGGACCAAGGACGCCGCCCGCCGCCTTGGATACCGGGCCATCCTCCTCTGCGGGGATCCGGACTACTATTCCCGGCAGGGCTTTCTACCGGCGGAGCGGCTGAATATCCGCACGGCGGACAACCTGTACGCTGCGGCCCTTCAGTACTGCGAGCTGTGGGACGGCGCTCTCTCAGGTGCGGCGGGCCGGTATGTGGAGGATCCCATCTACGCAGTGGAGGATGCGGCTGTCGCAGCATTTGACAAGGGCTTTCCGCCGAAGGAGAAGATCAGCGGTACTGCGTCCCAGCAGCGGTTTCAGCAGCTTGCAGCCATGTGCAGGGCAGCGGACTGA